The Desulfatibacillum aliphaticivorans DSM 15576 genome has a segment encoding these proteins:
- the pduB gene encoding propanediol utilization microcompartment protein PduB, producing MQDDIINAVMKEVMKRVETPAAAPAACPAAPAVAACAASGLTEFVGVCEFGNTQGLVIANLDQSIHEIMGFDKKYRSLGIIGARTGAGPQIMAADEAIKATNTEILKVELPRDTQGGAGHGSLIVFGAEDVSDARRAVEVTLDNLPKFFGDVYANDMGHLELQYTARASKCLTTVFGAPEGKAFGLILGAPAVIGMLMIDAAVKSADVDVLDYGSPAHGTSFSNEVFITVSGDSGAVRQAIIAGREVGKPLLAAWGQDCPSAHIPYI from the coding sequence ATGCAGGACGACATTATAAACGCCGTTATGAAAGAAGTTATGAAGAGGGTGGAAACCCCCGCAGCGGCTCCCGCCGCTTGCCCGGCGGCCCCCGCGGTCGCAGCTTGCGCCGCCAGCGGCCTGACCGAGTTTGTGGGCGTTTGCGAGTTTGGAAACACCCAGGGTCTGGTCATCGCCAACCTGGACCAGTCCATCCATGAAATCATGGGCTTTGACAAGAAATACCGCTCCCTGGGCATCATCGGCGCCCGCACCGGAGCAGGCCCCCAGATCATGGCGGCCGACGAAGCCATCAAGGCCACCAACACCGAAATCCTCAAGGTGGAACTTCCCCGCGACACCCAGGGCGGCGCAGGCCACGGCTCCCTGATCGTGTTCGGCGCCGAGGACGTTTCCGACGCTCGCCGCGCCGTGGAAGTCACCCTGGACAACCTGCCCAAGTTCTTCGGCGACGTATACGCCAATGATATGGGCCACCTGGAACTGCAGTACACCGCTCGCGCCTCCAAGTGCCTCACCACCGTGTTCGGCGCTCCCGAAGGCAAGGCTTTCGGCCTGATCCTGGGCGCTCCCGCAGTCATCGGCATGCTCATGATCGACGCGGCCGTTAAATCCGCTGACGTAGACGTTCTGGATTACGGATCTCCGGCTCACGGCACCAGCTTCTCCAACGAAGTGTTCATCACCGTTTCCGGCGACTCCGGCGCAGTGCGTCAGGCCATCATCGCCGGCCGTGAAGTTGGCAAGCCTCTTCTGGCTGCCTGGGGACAGGACTGCCCCTCCGCTCACATCCCCTACATTTAA
- the eutM gene encoding ethanolamine utilization microcompartment protein EutM — MVGKEALGMVETRGLVANIEAADAMVKAANVTLIGNIKIGSGLVTTMVRGDVGAVKAATDAGAAAAAKVGEVVSVHVIPRPHTEVEGILPQGLDSVK; from the coding sequence ATGGTAGGAAAAGAAGCATTGGGAATGGTTGAGACCAGAGGCCTCGTCGCCAATATAGAGGCGGCCGACGCTATGGTTAAGGCGGCCAACGTCACCCTGATCGGCAACATCAAGATCGGTTCCGGATTGGTCACGACTATGGTTCGCGGAGATGTGGGCGCCGTCAAGGCAGCCACCGACGCCGGCGCTGCAGCAGCCGCCAAGGTTGGCGAAGTGGTGTCCGTCCATGTCATCCCCAGGCCCCATACGGAAGTGGAAGGCATTCTGCCCCAGGGCCTTGATAGCGTCAAATAA